A stretch of Aristophania vespae DNA encodes these proteins:
- a CDS encoding GNAT family N-acetyltransferase has protein sequence MLRPVSWQDMEPMVRLKKDIGAFGTMLGGVRNRVQAEREMAEDIAFWAERKVGIFSIFENGQFVGMTGVHERPDGRGLGLRIALFPYVSGRGIAREAAGRVLSFTFEAGEKRVVAVTREDNLASRIVLGSIGMTLSEQFQRDGQTMLLYEKSQAPLKWS, from the coding sequence ATGCTCCGTCCTGTCAGTTGGCAGGATATGGAGCCGATGGTTCGCCTAAAAAAAGACATTGGTGCTTTTGGCACAATGCTCGGCGGTGTGCGCAATCGTGTTCAGGCAGAGCGGGAAATGGCGGAGGACATCGCTTTTTGGGCTGAACGAAAAGTTGGTATTTTTTCCATATTTGAAAATGGCCAGTTTGTTGGCATGACTGGCGTTCATGAGCGCCCGGATGGGCGTGGTCTAGGCCTGCGTATTGCCTTATTCCCTTATGTTTCGGGACGAGGCATAGCCAGAGAGGCTGCCGGCAGAGTGCTTTCCTTTACATTCGAAGCGGGAGAAAAGCGCGTTGTGGCTGTAACGCGTGAAGATAATCTGGCATCTCGTATCGTTTTAGGTAGTATAGGCATGACGCTCAGTGAGCAGTTCCAACGAGATGGCCAGACTATGCTCCTTTATGAAAAAAGTCAGGCCCCTCTAAAATGGTCGTAA
- the argC gene encoding N-acetyl-gamma-glutamyl-phosphate reductase, which yields MTTRIFIDGEAGTTGLGIRHRLESLPAHYGFELLHIDPAQRKDPQARRDLMRQADITVLCLPDDAAREAVSLGEGLTRFLDASTAHRVDKNWVYGLPELTLEQSGKIRSASHVSNPGCYSTGAIALLRPLVKSGIIPPDYPISINAVSGYSGGGHSMIEAHEREKGPAFLLYGLNLEHKHLPEITHYSGLLHRPIFVPSVGHFPQGMIVSIPLHLVNLPGFPSVEDVREVLASAYKEAKTIRVCPDQTTLTADELAGKDDMELRVHGHGGQVVLTARLDNLGKGASGAAVRNLILMSGQD from the coding sequence ATGACGACTCGAATTTTTATCGATGGTGAGGCTGGTACAACGGGTTTAGGTATTCGCCATAGATTGGAGTCTCTGCCTGCTCATTATGGTTTTGAACTCCTGCATATTGATCCGGCACAGCGTAAGGATCCTCAGGCTCGTCGTGATTTAATGCGACAAGCAGACATAACAGTGCTTTGTCTCCCTGATGATGCTGCGCGTGAGGCTGTGTCTTTAGGAGAAGGGCTGACGCGCTTTTTGGATGCCAGTACGGCTCATCGCGTTGATAAAAATTGGGTTTATGGCTTACCAGAGCTTACGCTAGAGCAGAGTGGCAAAATCCGTTCTGCGTCACATGTGAGTAACCCTGGTTGCTATTCCACTGGAGCCATCGCTCTTTTAAGACCTTTGGTTAAATCTGGCATTATTCCACCAGATTATCCTATCTCCATTAATGCAGTCTCTGGCTATAGTGGGGGAGGACATAGTATGATTGAGGCACATGAGCGTGAGAAAGGCCCTGCTTTTCTGCTTTATGGTCTGAACCTTGAACATAAGCATTTGCCAGAAATTACTCATTATAGCGGCTTATTACATCGTCCCATTTTTGTGCCTTCAGTAGGACACTTCCCTCAGGGTATGATTGTTTCCATTCCGCTCCATTTAGTCAATCTTCCAGGATTTCCGAGTGTTGAGGATGTGCGCGAGGTTTTAGCTTCTGCCTATAAAGAGGCAAAGACGATTCGGGTTTGTCCAGATCAGACAACACTCACGGCCGATGAGCTTGCAGGTAAAGATGATATGGAGCTTCGTGTACATGGTCATGGTGGGCAGGTGGTTCTAACGGCACGGTTGGATAATCTGGGTAAAGGTGCTTCTGGAGCTGCTGTGAGAAACCTCATATTAATGAGTGGGCAAGATTAA